One Candidatus Zixiibacteriota bacterium genomic window, CTTTTGCGGCTTTTCCGGCTATCGCTGATGCCTCCAGAATGCCGCCTGCTTTCGCCAGCTTAATATTTATCCCATCAACATAATCGGCATATTGGAGATAATCTTCGAGAGTATTCATTCCCTCATCAATAAAGAGGGGAGTCTTGGAACGCCCTTTGATATGTTGCCACTCCGCCGCCAGGTCCGGCTTGGTCGGCTGCTCTACAAGCTCGACCCCTATCTGACTAAGTCTAAAAATCATCCGCTCGGCTTTTTCCAATGACCACCCGCCGTTGGCGTCAATGCGAAATGACTTACCAGAGACTTTCCGCAGCTCGGCGACAAGCTCTTCATCACCCTCAAATCCCATCTTCAGTTTGATAATCGGATAGGGCGATTCCTTAATTTCAGAAACCATATCGCTTATGGTGGAAATGCTGACGGTAAATGATGTCCGAACATCATCCGGAGGCCCGAGATTGACTATCTCCCAGGGATACCGTCCCAATCGCATAGATAAGTAATGCAAGAACGCCGTTGACAAAGCGAACCGGGCGGAACGGTTTATTTCTAATCTGTTGATATCTTCCAGGACCGTGGCCGTCGGCCTCTTGACGTCTTTCAAAGCATCAATTCCGGTTTTCAGGTCACGCCCGATTTCTTCAATAGATGCTCCGTAGTAGACAGAACCGGATGCTTCCCCCCAGCATTCGCCGTCAATCTCGACAAACAGGCTGGTCTTGGTTGCGGCGGCGCCGTATGCCACCCGGAAAGGGCGCCGAAGCTTCATTTCTATTGGGAAATAACGAATATCTATCTTATAA contains:
- a CDS encoding enolase C-terminal domain-like protein, yielding YKIDIRYFPIEMKLRRPFRVAYGAAATKTSLFVEIDGECWGEASGSVYYGASIEEIGRDLKTGIDALKDVKRPTATVLEDINRLEINRSARFALSTAFLHYLSMRLGRYPWEIVNLGPPDDVRTSFTVSISTISDMVSEIKESPYPIIKLKMGFEGDEELVAELRKVSGKSFRIDANGGWSLEKAERMIFRLSQIGVELVEQPTKPDLAAEWQHIKGRSKTPLFIDEGMNTLEDYLQYADYVDGINIKLAKAGGILEASAIAGKAAKDRRRVMLGCMVESSVAISPALYMASLAHYFDLDGPLLLEEDCATGIMFNVEKMNLGEDIIGGPKMKARFRYAKSD